One Succinivibrio dextrinosolvens DNA window includes the following coding sequences:
- a CDS encoding recombination-associated protein RdgC, protein MWFKNVRFYTVDLSQFKDIFHDDAAMEETISKVAFKPCAAQETATIGFAPLFGKDTPFHFSCGENHYFKLIEENKLLPASVVKEELSEIVEEKELELKRQLRKNEKDALKTAVTGKLLSQAFSTRRELLIWINFDKNVVGVSATSAKKAERALAMLREAFSSFPAQLLSPKVLVDSTMTGWLKENKLPSRFAFGSDVTLKSPDEDGGVIRASKEDLISEEISVHLDAGKVATEIGLTFDDSLELSLTSEIAVKRVKPTDIYLEHHLSEKSDDEIADMQSILVLQGELLTELSLYLLEIFDCEHK, encoded by the coding sequence ATGTGGTTTAAAAACGTCCGTTTCTATACTGTGGACTTATCACAGTTTAAAGATATATTTCATGATGATGCAGCTATGGAGGAAACCATCTCCAAAGTAGCCTTCAAGCCTTGTGCTGCTCAGGAAACCGCAACTATCGGATTTGCTCCTTTATTCGGAAAGGATACTCCTTTTCATTTCTCCTGCGGTGAGAACCACTACTTCAAACTGATTGAAGAGAACAAGCTGCTGCCAGCCTCAGTAGTTAAAGAGGAGCTCTCTGAGATTGTTGAGGAAAAGGAGCTCGAATTAAAGCGTCAGCTGCGCAAGAATGAAAAGGATGCCCTAAAGACCGCTGTTACTGGCAAGCTTTTATCTCAGGCCTTTTCAACCAGACGTGAGCTTTTAATCTGGATCAACTTTGACAAGAACGTTGTAGGAGTCAGCGCTACCTCCGCAAAAAAGGCGGAAAGAGCACTTGCCATGCTGCGTGAGGCTTTCTCAAGCTTCCCTGCCCAGCTTTTATCTCCAAAGGTACTGGTTGACTCAACCATGACCGGCTGGCTCAAGGAGAACAAGCTTCCATCCCGTTTTGCCTTCGGTTCTGATGTAACCCTAAAGAGTCCTGATGAGGACGGCGGTGTAATCCGTGCCTCAAAGGAGGATCTGATCTCAGAGGAGATTTCTGTTCACCTGGATGCAGGTAAGGTGGCAACTGAAATCGGTCTGACCTTTGATGATTCTCTGGAGCTGTCTTTAACCTCTGAAATCGCTGTTAAGAGAGTAAAGCCAACCGATATTTATCTTGAGCATCATCTGAGCGAGAAATCTGATGATGAAATTGCAGATATGCAGTCTATACTTGTACTGCAGGGCGAACTTTTAACCGAACTGTCATTATACCTACTGGAGATATTTGACTGTGAGCATAAATAA
- a CDS encoding DNA topoisomerase (ATP-hydrolyzing) has product MSDNTENPSSQNSVESSEETSTIEVDTTQVRKLNLNVPPSDLNKELGQSFINYAMSVIKDRALPDVRDGLKPVHRRVLFDMKDLGVTHKSPTKKSARIVGDVIGRFHPHGDTAVYETIVRMAQWFSMRECLIFGQGNFGDIDGDGAAAMRYTEVKLTRIATETLLDDLDENIVDFEPNYDGSETIATVLPAKFPNLLVNGASGIAVGMATNIPTHNLTEVVNSCIAYLENPNITLDELMSMDCCIKGPDFPTGGTIVGTDGIREAYATGRGRCIIRSKSHVEYDKKGVAKAIIVDEIPYVVHKADIVRQIRELLKDDKDVRKDGKKDKKIEGVKEVNDLSDKDNAVKIEIVLKGGAFPEAVLNNLYQKTSLQSSFPINMVALSKGKPKLLTLLNILDEFMEFRRNVVTRRTSYWLKNAKKDAHTQEGLLVAKANIQRVIDLITSSANSEEAKAKLIAEPWDGEMINTLIERTPEGINIALPLGIPADKGYVNGKYYLSVEQAESILRLQLSKLTHLAQDEIRDLYKKLLADIHDYLDILTNPERLKKEIREELIKVRETFGNARKTDFTYDMSKFNKADLIQRRDVIVTLSAQGFIKYQEVATYESQSRGGKGKLATKVKGEDYVTKVIVASTHDKLMCFTNKGRVFVRVVYDLPTYSHENRTSQGSLVQNIFNNLDAANGECITAMVPISEFNDDDYFFMATKKGLIKKTSLSAYKSFVSRLSLNGMKAVNLNDDDELIGVEVSSGDDDIFLFTSNGYCQHFCEFYKKKTDAAEDEIAEDNDETDSSQSDDSDDDSSIDRHSGSGVRPSGRGSGCIRGIKLRDDGEVVSLMVVPPKRVASQQCLIASSNGFGKRMELSSLSLRNRGGMGIVIMKNLERNGQVIGAVTADEKSDFMLITNQGQLIRSPMADISVSGRYAAGNILMRMYQGDSVVAMQAIPEDVVENAKQIAEARAREKEELKREEEIFNAGAAEAADSAVNNDANPGNSQE; this is encoded by the coding sequence ATGTCAGATAATACTGAAAATCCATCATCACAGAATTCTGTCGAATCTTCTGAAGAGACCTCTACTATTGAGGTTGATACAACCCAGGTAAGAAAACTAAATTTAAACGTTCCTCCATCAGATCTTAACAAGGAGCTTGGACAGTCATTCATCAACTATGCAATGTCTGTTATCAAGGATCGTGCTCTGCCTGATGTAAGAGACGGTTTAAAGCCTGTTCACCGCCGTGTTCTTTTTGATATGAAGGATCTTGGTGTTACCCATAAATCCCCAACCAAAAAGTCAGCCCGTATCGTAGGTGATGTTATCGGTAGATTCCATCCTCATGGAGATACAGCAGTTTATGAGACCATCGTGCGTATGGCTCAGTGGTTCTCTATGAGAGAGTGTCTGATTTTCGGTCAGGGTAATTTCGGTGATATTGACGGTGACGGCGCTGCAGCAATGCGTTATACCGAGGTTAAGCTGACCCGTATCGCTACAGAAACCCTGCTTGATGATCTGGATGAGAACATTGTTGATTTTGAACCTAACTACGACGGTTCTGAAACTATTGCAACAGTTCTTCCTGCAAAATTTCCAAATTTACTGGTTAATGGTGCATCCGGTATTGCTGTGGGTATGGCTACCAATATTCCAACCCATAATCTGACCGAAGTTGTCAACAGCTGTATTGCCTATCTTGAGAATCCTAACATTACTCTTGATGAGCTGATGTCAATGGACTGCTGTATCAAGGGCCCTGATTTCCCAACCGGCGGTACTATTGTTGGTACAGACGGTATCCGTGAGGCTTATGCTACCGGTAGGGGCAGATGTATCATCCGTTCAAAGAGCCATGTCGAGTATGACAAGAAAGGTGTAGCCAAGGCTATTATCGTGGATGAGATCCCTTATGTGGTTCACAAGGCAGATATTGTCCGTCAGATCCGTGAGCTGCTGAAGGACGACAAGGATGTCCGCAAGGATGGCAAGAAGGATAAGAAGATTGAAGGCGTTAAGGAAGTTAACGACCTTTCAGACAAGGACAATGCCGTTAAGATTGAGATCGTGCTTAAGGGCGGAGCTTTCCCTGAGGCTGTTCTGAACAATCTGTATCAGAAGACCTCGCTGCAGTCCAGTTTCCCTATTAATATGGTTGCTCTGTCAAAGGGTAAGCCAAAACTGTTAACTCTTCTGAATATCCTTGACGAGTTCATGGAATTCCGCCGTAACGTGGTAACAAGACGTACCTCCTACTGGCTGAAGAATGCAAAGAAGGATGCTCACACCCAGGAAGGTCTCTTGGTTGCCAAGGCTAATATTCAGAGAGTAATTGATTTGATTACCTCATCTGCCAACTCTGAAGAGGCTAAGGCTAAACTTATCGCTGAGCCTTGGGATGGCGAGATGATCAATACTCTTATCGAGAGAACTCCTGAGGGCATCAATATCGCTCTGCCTTTAGGCATTCCTGCTGATAAGGGCTATGTCAACGGCAAGTATTATCTGTCCGTTGAACAGGCAGAATCAATCCTAAGACTGCAGCTGTCAAAACTGACTCATCTGGCTCAGGATGAAATCCGTGATCTGTACAAGAAGCTTCTGGCTGATATTCATGATTATCTGGATATTCTGACCAACCCAGAGCGTCTGAAGAAGGAAATCCGTGAAGAGCTTATCAAGGTTCGTGAAACCTTCGGCAATGCCCGTAAGACTGATTTTACCTATGATATGAGCAAGTTCAACAAGGCTGATCTGATTCAGCGCCGTGACGTGATTGTTACACTGTCAGCTCAGGGCTTTATCAAGTATCAGGAAGTTGCCACCTATGAGAGTCAGTCAAGAGGTGGCAAGGGTAAGCTTGCAACCAAGGTCAAGGGCGAGGATTATGTAACCAAGGTAATCGTGGCCTCAACCCATGACAAGCTGATGTGCTTTACCAACAAGGGCCGAGTATTTGTCCGCGTGGTATACGATCTGCCTACCTATTCTCATGAGAACAGAACCTCTCAGGGCTCACTGGTTCAGAACATCTTCAATAATCTGGATGCTGCAAACGGTGAGTGTATCACTGCAATGGTTCCTATCTCAGAGTTCAATGATGATGACTACTTCTTTATGGCAACCAAGAAGGGCTTAATCAAGAAGACCTCTCTGAGTGCCTACAAGAGCTTCGTAAGCCGCTTAAGTCTGAATGGTATGAAGGCTGTAAACCTCAACGACGATGATGAACTTATCGGAGTTGAAGTGTCCTCTGGTGATGATGATATCTTCCTGTTCACCTCAAATGGTTACTGTCAGCATTTCTGCGAGTTCTACAAGAAGAAGACAGATGCTGCCGAGGATGAGATCGCAGAGGATAATGACGAAACTGACAGCTCTCAGAGTGATGATTCTGATGATGATTCCTCAATTGATAGACATTCTGGAAGCGGTGTCCGTCCTTCTGGTCGTGGTTCAGGCTGTATTCGCGGTATCAAGCTGCGTGATGACGGTGAGGTGGTATCTCTGATGGTTGTTCCTCCTAAACGAGTAGCATCACAGCAGTGTCTGATTGCCTCCTCAAACGGCTTTGGCAAGAGAATGGAGCTTTCTTCTCTGTCACTGCGCAACCGTGGCGGCATGGGTATCGTGATTATGAAGAACCTTGAGCGTAACGGTCAGGTAATCGGTGCAGTAACTGCCGATGAGAAGTCTGATTTCATGCTGATCACTAATCAGGGCCAGTTAATCAGATCTCCTATGGCCGACATTTCTGTAAGCGGTCGTTATGCTGCAGGTAATATTCTGATGCGCATGTATCAGGGTGATTCTGTGGTTGCAATGCAGGCTATCCCTGAGGATGTTGTCGAGAATGCAAAACAGATTGCTGAGGCCCGTGCCCGTGAAAAGGAAGAGCTGAAGCGTGAAGAGGAAATCTTCAATGCCGGTGCTGCAGAAGCCGCTGATTCAGCAGTCAATAATGATGCAAATCCAGGCAATTCTCAAGAATAG
- a CDS encoding AMP-binding protein has product MADPKTPWLRNYPGDVPHSIDAKLYENLSVFIDDVCSRYAKRRAFVSFGSSITFEDFKHRVDCLAAYFQQKLGVIQGDKLGVILPNLIQYPIAVFAGIKCGMQIVNINPLYTSHEMLGILRDAKIKIVVAFEKCNQSLLKVLDQTYLQHYISCSVGDCMPYFKGMVINFTARYIKRLVPSYDGSSLLYFNDCLREGEKYLSAFKAVDMKFDDIAFLQYTGGTTGKPKGAMLSHGNIIANVVQADAMYGPRLKKGDETILTALPLYHIFAMTVNLMFAMYVGCTNILIADPRQFPTLIATLRKNPDISIITGVNTLFNAFVHYEVFKKVSLPHLRIVIGGGTAVQHGVADQFLKASGIPIHEGYGLTECSPLCCVVPYTQTEFTGTIGVPTPSTLARIVDTSTGEEIWDPNRPGELEFKGPQVMKGYFDNELETRNVFDDDWLRTGDIAEWSDNYHIRIIDRIKDMIIVSGFNVFPSEIENVLSHNPKILECAVVGMPSKSTGESIKLYVVRRDWTLTKEEVLDYCRQYLTGYKVPKHIEFVETLPKSAVGKVMRRYLKQNRLK; this is encoded by the coding sequence ATGGCAGACCCCAAGACTCCATGGCTTCGAAATTATCCGGGCGATGTGCCGCATTCTATCGATGCTAAACTTTATGAAAACCTTTCGGTTTTTATTGATGATGTTTGTTCCAGATATGCCAAAAGGAGAGCATTTGTAAGCTTCGGCTCGTCGATTACCTTTGAGGACTTCAAACACCGGGTCGACTGTCTGGCTGCCTATTTTCAGCAGAAGCTCGGCGTAATCCAGGGAGATAAGCTTGGGGTTATTCTTCCTAATCTGATTCAGTATCCAATAGCGGTATTTGCCGGAATCAAATGTGGTATGCAGATTGTTAACATCAATCCTCTGTATACCTCTCATGAGATGCTTGGTATTTTAAGAGATGCCAAGATCAAGATTGTGGTTGCCTTTGAAAAATGCAACCAGAGTCTTCTCAAGGTTTTAGATCAGACCTATCTTCAGCATTACATTTCCTGCTCTGTCGGTGACTGTATGCCATATTTTAAGGGTATGGTCATCAATTTCACTGCAAGATATATAAAACGCCTGGTTCCATCCTATGATGGCTCTTCGCTGCTTTATTTCAATGATTGTCTTCGTGAAGGTGAGAAATATCTGTCTGCCTTCAAAGCTGTAGATATGAAGTTTGATGATATCGCCTTCCTGCAGTATACAGGCGGTACCACCGGCAAGCCTAAGGGAGCCATGCTCTCTCATGGTAACATTATTGCCAACGTGGTTCAGGCGGATGCCATGTATGGACCAAGACTGAAAAAAGGTGATGAGACCATTTTAACGGCTCTGCCTTTATATCATATCTTTGCCATGACGGTTAATCTGATGTTCGCCATGTATGTAGGCTGCACTAATATTCTGATTGCTGATCCACGTCAGTTCCCGACACTGATTGCAACTCTCAGGAAAAATCCGGATATCTCGATTATCACCGGTGTTAATACTCTGTTTAACGCCTTCGTGCATTATGAGGTATTTAAAAAGGTAAGTCTGCCTCATCTGCGTATTGTCATCGGTGGCGGTACTGCTGTTCAGCATGGTGTTGCCGATCAGTTCCTCAAGGCTTCAGGTATACCTATTCATGAGGGCTATGGTCTTACCGAGTGCTCTCCACTTTGCTGTGTGGTTCCATACACTCAGACTGAGTTTACAGGAACAATCGGTGTGCCTACTCCTTCAACTCTGGCTCGTATTGTCGATACCTCGACAGGGGAGGAAATCTGGGATCCAAACCGACCTGGTGAGCTTGAATTTAAAGGTCCTCAGGTGATGAAGGGCTACTTTGATAATGAGCTTGAGACACGTAATGTATTTGATGATGACTGGCTTCGTACTGGAGATATTGCTGAATGGAGCGATAACTACCACATCAGAATCATTGACAGAATCAAGGATATGATTATTGTTTCGGGCTTTAATGTCTTCCCATCTGAAATCGAGAATGTGCTTTCTCACAATCCAAAGATTCTCGAATGTGCTGTTGTCGGTATGCCTTCCAAGTCTACCGGTGAGTCGATTAAACTTTATGTGGTAAGAAGAGACTGGACCTTAACTAAGGAAGAGGTTCTTGATTACTGTCGACAGTATCTTACCGGCTACAAGGTTCCTAAGCATATAGAGTTTGTGGAAACTCTGCCTAAATCTGCTGTGGGCAAGGTTATGAGACGTTATCTGAAACAGAATCGACTCAAGT
- the serC gene encoding 3-phosphoserine/phosphohydroxythreonine transaminase, producing the protein MSKVWNFYAGPCMLPDEVMEEAQRSFRNFEDTGMGVVEISHRSAEFADIASKAESLLRELLHIPTNYRVLFEQGGGRGQFAAIPLNLLPENGQADYFVTGHWSNCAAKECAEKYGKAIIHECTYLNSDGQYDVDFSKMTVTPGSTYAYICINETVNGIETLENLPDTGNVPLIADMSSNIMTRPIDVSKFGAIIFGLQKNVGPSGMTITIVREDLIGHARKYCPSVLDWAVLDKYGSMFNTPCTFAWYMAYLNFKWIKSLGGVEELERRNIEKSKMLYNYIDDSDFYVSKISPNVRSRVNCVFTLKDETLNNEFIAQSKALGLVGLKGHKVLGGMRASIYNAMPIEGVKALVDFLKDFEQRYI; encoded by the coding sequence ATGAGCAAGGTTTGGAATTTTTATGCAGGTCCATGCATGCTTCCTGATGAAGTTATGGAGGAGGCTCAGCGTTCTTTCAGAAATTTTGAAGATACCGGCATGGGTGTTGTTGAGATTTCTCACCGATCTGCTGAATTTGCAGATATTGCCTCAAAGGCAGAATCACTTCTGCGTGAACTTTTACATATCCCAACCAATTACAGAGTGCTTTTCGAGCAGGGCGGCGGCCGCGGTCAGTTTGCGGCTATTCCTCTGAATCTGTTGCCGGAAAACGGTCAGGCAGACTATTTTGTAACCGGTCACTGGTCTAACTGTGCCGCTAAGGAATGTGCTGAAAAATACGGCAAGGCTATCATTCATGAGTGTACCTATCTGAATTCAGACGGTCAGTATGATGTAGACTTTTCAAAGATGACTGTAACTCCAGGCTCAACCTATGCCTATATCTGCATCAATGAAACTGTAAACGGCATTGAAACCCTTGAGAACCTTCCTGATACCGGCAATGTGCCTCTGATTGCAGATATGTCCTCAAATATTATGACCAGACCGATTGATGTTTCAAAATTCGGAGCTATTATCTTCGGTCTGCAGAAGAATGTCGGTCCATCCGGTATGACAATCACCATTGTCCGCGAGGATTTAATCGGTCATGCCCGTAAATACTGTCCTTCTGTTCTTGACTGGGCGGTTTTGGATAAGTACGGTTCTATGTTCAATACTCCATGTACTTTTGCGTGGTATATGGCATATTTGAACTTTAAATGGATAAAAAGCCTCGGCGGAGTAGAAGAATTAGAGCGAAGAAACATTGAAAAATCAAAAATGCTTTATAATTATATAGATGATTCAGATTTTTATGTTTCCAAGATCTCCCCAAATGTAAGATCACGTGTCAACTGCGTATTTACATTAAAGGATGAAACTCTAAATAATGAATTTATTGCTCAGTCTAAAGCTTTAGGACTCGTAGGACTTAAGGGCCATAAGGTATTAGGTGGTATGAGAGCAAGTATCTACAACGCAATGCCTATTGAAGGTGTAAAGGCTCTTGTGGATTTCCTAAAGGACTTTGAGCAGAGGTATATATAA
- a CDS encoding GGDEF domain-containing protein yields the protein MNSIDIVSLQIDAVCLLVDLIIIVYLVKCKEQNLALYVTVLVMAMLVVVFDIGARFSVDNRCSSFYSNNMLCDKINTFFIVFAFGKYIFYFALVYSAAMLAFFKGSSSIAKRYLLVLGSIPFLLTVYLVISSVFDGRILILTYNGVLIKGPYFFVVVSIIGLYSIIGVFYSLSILDSQKEKLAEITYYRWEYVIFYVAIALPFLMATVGCLFDYPIVSPVFVITFTYLMTIHQHLRLSLDELTSINNLNELRRYLDNLMQGPEKARRQTFLIFIDINRFKEINDSYGHNSGDVVLIQFSRLLKNIALSFNCFVCRYAGDEFIMIKKVANEEKASSICRYIEYSLSQLKELSLAPYDLSVSTGFTRFDRRFKSTQEFIDAADKLMYETKRYAHKDYTSIFPEHRTSEIGKRIFKYGEKKKRLES from the coding sequence ATGAATAGCATTGACATTGTTTCCCTGCAGATTGATGCGGTGTGCCTGCTGGTTGATCTGATTATCATTGTATATCTGGTGAAATGTAAGGAGCAGAATCTGGCTCTTTATGTTACTGTTCTGGTTATGGCTATGCTGGTGGTAGTCTTCGATATAGGTGCCAGATTCTCCGTTGATAACCGCTGCTCCTCCTTTTACAGCAACAATATGCTGTGCGACAAGATAAATACTTTCTTTATAGTTTTTGCTTTCGGTAAGTATATTTTCTATTTTGCGCTGGTATACAGTGCCGCTATGCTGGCTTTTTTCAAAGGTTCTTCCTCTATAGCAAAGAGGTATTTGCTTGTACTTGGAAGCATTCCGTTTCTATTAACTGTATATCTTGTGATTTCCTCTGTTTTTGACGGCAGGATCCTTATATTAACTTACAACGGCGTGCTGATTAAGGGACCTTATTTCTTTGTGGTGGTGTCCATTATTGGTCTGTATTCAATCATTGGCGTGTTCTACTCACTTTCGATTCTTGATTCTCAAAAAGAGAAACTTGCGGAGATTACCTATTACAGATGGGAGTACGTGATATTCTATGTGGCAATCGCGCTTCCTTTTTTAATGGCAACAGTAGGCTGTCTGTTTGATTATCCAATAGTCTCTCCTGTATTTGTAATTACCTTTACCTATCTGATGACCATTCATCAGCATTTGAGATTATCTTTAGATGAACTTACCTCCATCAATAATCTTAACGAGTTGCGTCGATATCTTGATAATCTGATGCAGGGGCCTGAAAAGGCAAGACGTCAGACCTTCCTGATTTTCATAGATATCAATCGCTTCAAGGAGATTAACGACAGTTACGGACATAACAGTGGAGACGTAGTTTTAATCCAGTTCTCCCGTCTTTTAAAGAACATTGCTCTTTCTTTCAACTGTTTTGTCTGCAGATATGCAGGAGATGAATTTATTATGATAAAAAAGGTTGCCAATGAGGAGAAAGCATCATCCATCTGCAGATATATTGAATACAGTCTGAGTCAGTTAAAGGAGTTAAGTCTGGCTCCATATGATCTGTCGGTTTCAACCGGTTTTACCAGGTTTGACCGACGCTTCAAATCCACTCAGGAGTTTATTGATGCGGCAGATAAGCTGATGTACGAGACCAAACGCTATGCTCACAAGGATTATACGTCTATATTTCCTGAGCACAGAACCAGTGAAATCGGAAAAAGAATCTTTAAATACGGTGAAAAGAAAAAAAGATTAGAATCCTGA
- a CDS encoding U32 family peptidase C-terminal domain-containing protein, which yields MSINKKPELLAPAGSLKHLEMALAFGADAVYAGVPKWSLRVRGNGFIREDFIKGIELAHSQGKKVHAVLNIIPHVRRVAAFERIVDEMAQLKPDAFIMADPGLIDIVRNRYPDIPIHLSVQANTVNAGSVKFWQKVGLTRCILARELSLTEIEMIKQECPDMEIEVFAHGALCIAVSGRCLISGMLSHRDANIGACNNACRYGFKVRNVHSATADDVTTFEADDGTILSAELEEGMHHPGEWMRMEEDLNGSYLMNSKDLCTLPVLKRLIEIGVDSLKIEGRSRSPFYSAAISRAYRLAIDAICEGREIPEESYTIVNSIPSRGYTTALLEPHRPDKTQDYETNSPNPGNWQICGDIKTQDADGTLHIDVKNRFEKNSKIALFTPQGMIPLDGGSLANEKDGKALDVAPGTGWSVTLKHKDKVDISKAVMLRIDN from the coding sequence GTGAGCATAAATAAGAAACCAGAATTACTTGCACCGGCAGGAAGCCTCAAACATCTTGAAATGGCTTTAGCATTTGGTGCTGATGCCGTTTACGCAGGTGTTCCTAAATGGTCTCTGCGTGTAAGAGGTAACGGTTTTATCCGCGAGGATTTTATCAAGGGAATCGAGCTTGCCCACTCACAGGGAAAGAAGGTTCATGCGGTTTTAAACATTATTCCTCACGTAAGACGTGTTGCAGCCTTCGAACGAATTGTAGATGAGATGGCTCAGCTAAAGCCTGATGCCTTCATCATGGCTGATCCTGGCCTTATTGATATTGTAAGAAACCGTTATCCGGATATTCCAATTCATCTGTCGGTTCAGGCTAATACCGTAAACGCCGGCTCTGTAAAATTCTGGCAGAAGGTTGGTCTGACCCGCTGTATTCTCGCACGCGAGCTTTCCCTGACAGAAATTGAAATGATCAAGCAGGAATGCCCTGACATGGAGATCGAGGTCTTCGCCCATGGCGCTTTATGTATTGCCGTATCAGGCCGCTGTCTGATCTCTGGTATGCTTTCACACCGTGATGCCAACATCGGTGCCTGCAACAATGCCTGCAGATACGGTTTCAAGGTTCGCAATGTTCACAGTGCCACTGCCGACGATGTAACCACTTTTGAAGCTGATGACGGAACCATTCTTTCAGCAGAGCTTGAGGAAGGCATGCATCATCCGGGAGAATGGATGAGAATGGAAGAGGATCTGAACGGCTCCTATCTTATGAACTCAAAGGATCTGTGTACTCTTCCAGTGCTGAAACGTCTGATTGAAATCGGTGTAGATTCCCTGAAGATTGAAGGCCGTTCACGTTCTCCATTCTACTCTGCCGCAATTTCTCGCGCCTACAGACTTGCTATCGATGCCATCTGTGAAGGCAGAGAAATCCCTGAGGAGAGCTACACCATTGTCAACTCTATTCCTTCAAGAGGTTATACCACTGCCCTTTTAGAGCCTCACAGACCTGACAAGACTCAGGATTATGAGACCAATTCTCCAAATCCAGGCAACTGGCAGATCTGTGGAGATATCAAGACTCAGGATGCTGACGGTACCCTGCATATTGATGTAAAGAATCGCTTTGAAAAGAACTCAAAGATTGCCCTGTTCACTCCTCAGGGAATGATACCTCTGGATGGCGGCTCACTGGCCAATGAAAAAGACGGCAAGGCCCTGGATGTAGCCCCAGGAACCGGCTGGTCTGTAACCTTAAAGCATAAAGACAAGGTTGATATTTCAAAAGCTGTAATGCTGAGAATAGACAACTAG